In Streptomyces pluripotens, the genomic window TGAGCCACCGAAGCTCAGCACCGCCCAGCTGGTCGGGGAGTGGCGTGGGGCGAGCGGGGAGCTGCTTCGACTGCGTCCGGACGGCCGTGCCGAGGCGGTCCGGTTGCCGGCCCAGCCGCCCGGCCACGACTGGCTGACCAAGGAGTTCGTCCTCTGTGACGGATCCGGCAGCTGGCAGCGCGACCGTGACCGCGACCGGTACGGAACGGAGACGTGCGAGACGGATACTCCTCAAGCTGGACCACCGCTGCGGCGAGGACACCCACTGGTCGATCAGCGGCACCGAGCACGCCCCCGAACTGTTCGTGCTCTTCGGCGACGCGGACGCGGGCACCCTGCGGAAACTCAAGCGGAGACCCTGATCGGTCCCGCCGGGCTCACCGCCCACGGAACCGCGGGGTCCGGCGTTCTGCGAACGCGCGCAGCCCTTCCCGGGCGTCCTGCGTCGTCATGTTGATCTCCTGCGCGGCTGCCTCCGCGGCGAAGGCGGTCGCGCGGTCGGTGCCAAGGGAGTCGTTCAGCAGCTGTTTGGTGAGGGCGAGGGCCCGGGTGGGGCCGGTGGCCAGCCGCTGCGCCCATGCGCGGGCGGTCTTCGGCAAGTCGTCGTCCGGCACGACCCGGTTGACCAGCCCGATCCTCTCGGCCTCCGCAGCCGGGACGGCGTCCGCCAGGAACATCAGCTCCTTGGCCCGATGCGGGCCGATCAGCCGGGGCAGCAGATAGGCGCCGCCCGCGTCCGGTACCAGGCCGCGCCGTGCGAAGACCTCGATGAAGCGGGCGGACTCGGCCGCCAGCACGAGGTCGCAGGCGAGGGCCAGGTGCGCGCCCAGCCCGGCCGCCGTGCCGTTCACGGCGGCCAGCACCGGCTTCTCGCAGTCCAGCACGGCTGCGATCAGGCGTTGGGCGCCGTGCCGGAGGACGCGGGCGACGTCGCCCGCTATCCGTTCGCCGCCCCCTGCGCCGCCGCCCCGCAGGTCCGCGCCCGCACAGAAGCCGCGTCCGGTGCCGGTGAGGACGACCGCTCGCACGTCCGGGTCCCCGGACGCCTGCGTGAGCAACTCGATGAGCTGGTCCCGCATGGCGGGGGTGAGGGCGTTGAGGGAGTCGGGGCGGGCCAGGGTGATGGAGGAGACGTGGTCGTGGGTCGCCTGGTCGACGCCGGTCATCGGGGCTCTCCTTCGTGGATACCCCCGGCTTCGGCCGGGGGAGGAAACGAAGCTCCTGCGGTGCAGGGCGGTGCAGGGCGGTGCAGAGCGGTGCAGGCCGGTTCGCCGTCGGTGCGGACCGGAGTCTGCCCCCCAACTGCCCGCACTCCTTGACCAGCCCCTCCCTTCAGGAGGGGACGGAAGTCAACGGCAGACCACCAGCGCGTCCAGCGCCACTGCCCCGTGCCCGTTCGGCAGGACCATCAGCGGGTTGATGTCCAGCTCTGCCACGCGGTCACCGAGCTCCAGGGCCATGCGCTGCACCCGCAGGATGACCTCCACCAACGCATCCCGGTCGGCGGGCGGGCGGCCCCGGACCCCGTCGAGCAGTGCCCGGCCGCGCAGTTCGGCGAGCATGGCCCGGGCCTGTTCCTCACCGAACGGCGGGACCCGGACCGCCGCATCGTGCAGCACCTCCACCAGAACTCCGCCGAGACCCACGGTCACGGTCGGCCCGAACAGGTCGTCGTGCGTGACCCCGACGACCATCTCCACGCCCTGTTCGACCATCTGGCACACCAGGACGCCGTCCAGTGAGACGCCTTCGTAGCGGGCGATGTCGGTCAGCTCGCGGTAGGCGTCCCGGACCTGGCTCGCCGAGGTCAGTCCGATCTTCACCAGACCCAGTTCGGTCTTGTGGGCCAGTTGTGGCGCGGAGGCCTTCATCACCACCGGGTAGCCGACCTGCGCGGCCGCCCGGACGGCCGCCGCCGCGCTGGTCACCAGTTGCTCGCGCGGCACCCGGATGCCGTAGGCGCGCAGCAGTTGCTTGGCAGCGTGTTCGCTCAGCTGCCGGCCCGGGCGCAACAGGGCCTCGATCTTGCGGACGGAGGGCGAGGGAGTGCGGGGGGCCGCGTCGAAGGGGGAGTGGTAGTCGCGCGCGAACCGGTGGTAGTCGAGCCAGGCGCGGACGGCGGTCAGGCAGTTGCCGACGGTCCGGAAGGTGGCCACGCGGGAGGAGCCGAGCAGGACCTCCCGGTAGGCGGGCTCGGTGCCGACCGGCGAGCCCCACACCACGCACACCAGCTTGTCGGTCTCCTCGGCGGCAGCGGTCAGGTCCTGGACGAGTCGGTCACTCAAGGGCGGAAAGGGGCCCGTGATCGGACAGATCAGCACCCCGACCGCCGGATCGGAGAGGAGTGCGTCGATGATCTTCCGGCCGCGGTGGTCGCCCACCGGGTGGCCGCCGCTGTCCACCGGATTGGCCACGTTCAGATACTCCGGTATCCACTGGTGCAGTTCGGCCTGTTTGGTCGCGGACAGCCGGGGGAGCCGTAGGCCGGCCGCGGCGGCGAGGTCGGCGACATGGGCGCCCGTGCCGCCGGAGATGGAGCAGACGGCGACCCCGTCCGCCCGCGGGGTTCCGGCCCGCGCCAGCAGGGCGGCCGTGTCCTGGAGTTCGTCCAGCCCTTCGACGCGGATGACGCCGTACTGGCGCATGGCCGCGTCCACCACGTCGTCGGCCCCCGTGAGCTTGCCGGTGTGCGAGGCGGCCGTACGGGCTCCGGCTTCGGTGCGGCCTACCTTCACGGCGACCACGGGCACCCGGCGGCGGGCCGCGTGGTCGGCGGCCAACAGGAAGGCGCGGCCGTCCTTCAGCCCCTCCACATAGCAGGCGATGGCGCCCACCTCGGCCTGCTCAGCGAAGTAGGAGATGAAGTCGGCGGTCTCCAGGTCGGCCTCGTTCCCGGTGGGCGCCCAGTGCGACAGCCGGATTCCCAGCTCCTGCAGGGCGAAGACGGGCCGCCCCTGGTGCCCGGACTGGGTGATCAGTGCTATGGCCGGTCCCGTCAGGTCGTCCCGGAACCGCTCGAAGGCGTTGAGATTGGTGTTGGGTCCGAGCAATCGCAGCCCGGAGCGCTGC contains:
- a CDS encoding enoyl-CoA hydratase/isomerase family protein → MTGVDQATHDHVSSITLARPDSLNALTPAMRDQLIELLTQASGDPDVRAVVLTGTGRGFCAGADLRGGGAGGGERIAGDVARVLRHGAQRLIAAVLDCEKPVLAAVNGTAAGLGAHLALACDLVLAAESARFIEVFARRGLVPDAGGAYLLPRLIGPHRAKELMFLADAVPAAEAERIGLVNRVVPDDDLPKTARAWAQRLATGPTRALALTKQLLNDSLGTDRATAFAAEAAAQEINMTTQDAREGLRAFAERRTPRFRGR
- a CDS encoding acetate--CoA ligase family protein, which codes for MLGSTHGTLTTDSRRARVIACGEQRSGPAVHGRTDDLENGAGLDVSGRPLHADVPDLTRFFRPESVAVIGASDTDGRPNTGITRQLLTWAERVGARVHPVHPRRTSVFGVPCVGSVAALPEQVDLAVLLVADPLPVIEELAEAKTKFAVAFASGFAETGEAGAAAQERLAEAVQRSGLRLLGPNTNLNAFERFRDDLTGPAIALITQSGHQGRPVFALQELGIRLSHWAPTGNEADLETADFISYFAEQAEVGAIACYVEGLKDGRAFLLAADHAARRRVPVVAVKVGRTEAGARTAASHTGKLTGADDVVDAAMRQYGVIRVEGLDELQDTAALLARAGTPRADGVAVCSISGGTGAHVADLAAAAGLRLPRLSATKQAELHQWIPEYLNVANPVDSGGHPVGDHRGRKIIDALLSDPAVGVLICPITGPFPPLSDRLVQDLTAAAEETDKLVCVVWGSPVGTEPAYREVLLGSSRVATFRTVGNCLTAVRAWLDYHRFARDYHSPFDAAPRTPSPSVRKIEALLRPGRQLSEHAAKQLLRAYGIRVPREQLVTSAAAAVRAAAQVGYPVVMKASAPQLAHKTELGLVKIGLTSASQVRDAYRELTDIARYEGVSLDGVLVCQMVEQGVEMVVGVTHDDLFGPTVTVGLGGVLVEVLHDAAVRVPPFGEEQARAMLAELRGRALLDGVRGRPPADRDALVEVILRVQRMALELGDRVAELDINPLMVLPNGHGAVALDALVVCR